A window of the Helianthus annuus cultivar XRQ/B chromosome 4, HanXRQr2.0-SUNRISE, whole genome shotgun sequence genome harbors these coding sequences:
- the LOC110932814 gene encoding uncharacterized protein LOC110932814, translated as MTNTRNQDIDNALKSHDKAITEIQTTLSALMKQQEQSSKQQEEILKAVRDKSVHSGGGVFSSGSSFSVSDADSKGTRPLRIGKVEFPKFSGEDVEGWIYRCEHFFAMDETPDDVKLRCAVVHLEGDALQWHRAYMKIRGATISEVPWEDYVRSISARFSNAMFEDPLEELAALNQTGTLHELNTTFDSLLNKVNLTETQAISLYLKALNPDIRGPVKMFKPRTLHEAYGLAKQQSSNNDNLEGKLKSGRVDTGGSKTNSHPRITPPMNAAKLPLLPTPNRSVAPATKPANGTHRLTSKELEQKRAKGECFWCTEKFVPGHTCARPRKQLYVIEAEDDEEVVVDEIGTDERDEAEPQISIHALTGIPSYSTMRVRGSMGNRQLHILIDSGSTHNFLNESLAKKLQCEVMTISPINVGVADGKRLTSTQVCRNFQWNMQGNWFTTEVLLLPLESYDMILGVQWLLPLNDILWNFKNMTMKFEVEGKPYELKGLQLAGGTYEDTYQSKVVDVPDEFPWRALISEFSGVFKIPLGLPPVRPFDHKIVLKEGTEPISQRPYRYPAVQKVVIEKTTRELLDSGVIQNSRSSFAAPVVLVKKKDGQWRMCMDYRRLNEATVKDKFPIPLIEELLDELGGASFFSKLDLRSGYHQVRMAPEDVHKTAFRTHEGHYEFLVMPFGLTHAPATFQALMNHIFRPLLRNGVLVFFDDILVYSRTQDDHIRQLKNVLSIMQENKLFAKES; from the exons ATGACGAATACTCGCAATCAGGATATCGACAACGCCCTCAAGAGTCACGATAAGGCGATCACGGAAATCCAAACAACGTTATCAGCCCTAATGAAACAACAAGAACAGTCATCCAAACAACAAGAAGAGATCTTAAAAGCGGTACGGGATAAATCGGTCCACTCAGGCGGCGGTGTGTTTAGTTCGGGTTCATCGTTTTCTGTTAGCGATGCCGACTCGAAGGGTACCCGACCCTTGCGAATCGGGAAGGTTGAATTTCCTAAGTTTTCGGGTGaagacgtggaaggttggatctACCGTTGCGAACACTTTTTCGCAATGGACGAGACCCCAGATGACGTAAAACTTAGGTGTGCTGTCGTTCACTTGGAAGGGGATGCACTCCAATGGCACCGGGCCTACATGAAAATACGTGGTGCTACCATCTCTGAAGTTCCGTGGGAAGATTATGTGAGATCTATCTCTGCTCGTTTTTCTAATGCTATGTTTGAAGACCCGCTAGAAGAGTTGGCTGCCCTCAACCAGACCGGTACCCTCCATGAGCTCAACACCACATTCGACTCCCTGTTGAACAAGGTAAACCTCACCGAAACACAAGCTATTAGTCTCTATCTCAAGGCCCTTAACCCGGATATCAGGGGGCCGGTGAAGATGTTTAAACCACGAACTTTGCATGAAGCGTATGGGTTGGCAAAACAACAATCCTCAAACAACGATAACTTAGAGGGTAAACTGAAATCCGGGCGAGTGGACACGGGGGGGTCGAAGACTAACTCCCACCCGAGGATCACACCACCCATGAATGCGGCCAAACTGCCGCTTTTACCCACTCCCAACCGATCGGTTGCTCCAGCGACCAAACCGGCGAACGGTACTCATCGCCTCACTAGTAAGGAGTTGGAACAGAAACGGGCAAAGGGTGAATGTTTTTGGTGCACAGAAAAATTTGTGCCTGGTCATACATGTGCACGACCGCGTAAGCAATTGTACGTTATTGAGGCTGAAGATGACGAGGAAGTGGTAGTGGATGAGATAGGGACCGACGAGAGGGATGAGGCCGAGCCCCAGATTTCCATCCATGCATTGACGGGTATTCCATCTTACTCGACTATGCGGGTGAGAGGTTCCATGGGAAACCGTCAACTCCACATACTTATTGATTCCGGGTCGACACACAACTTCCTCAACGAAAGCTTAGCAAAGAAGTTACAATGTGAAGTTATGACCATATCACCGATTAATGTGGGTGTCGCCGATGGAAAACGCCTCACGAGTACTCAGGTTTGTCGAAATTTTCAATGGAATATGCAAGGGAATTGGTTTACAACTGAGGTACTTTTATTGCCTCTTGAAAGTTATGATATGATACTAGGGGTGCAATGGCTCTTACCCTTAAACGACATCCTATGGAACTTTAAAAATATGACTATGAAGTTTGAAGTGGAGGGTAAGCCATATGAGCTCAAGGG TCTACAATTGGCCGGTGGAACATACGAGGATACATATCAATCAAAGGTGGTGGATGTACCAGACGAGTTCCCATGGAGAGCCCTCATATCGGAATTTTCGGGGGTCTTCAAAATTCCATTGGGCCTACCACCGGTGAGGCCTTTCGACCACAAAATTGTATTGAAGGAAGGAACAGAGCCGATCAGCCAACGTCCATACCGTTACCCTGCCGTGCAAAAAGTTGTCATCGAAAAAACGACCCGGGAGTTGTTGGATTCGGGGGTTATTCAAAATAGTCGGAGTTCGTTTGCGGCTCCGGTAGTGTTGGTAAAGAAAAAAGATGGTCAATGGCGCATGTGTATGGACTATCGCCGGTTAAACGAAGCAACAGTCAAAGATAAGTTTCCGATTCCATTGATTGAGGAATTATTGGACGAGTTAGGGGGggcgtcgtttttctcaaaaCTGGATTTACGGTCCGGTTATCATCAGGTTCGGATGGCCCCCGAGGATGTTCATAAAACGGCGTTCCGAACTCACGAGGGACATTATGAatttctcgttatgccttttggcctTACGCATGCCCCGGCAACATTTCAGGCTCTCATGAACCACATATTTAGACCCCTACTTAGAAATGGAGTGTTGGTGTTTTTCGATGATATCCTCGTTTATAGCCGTACTCAAGATGATCATATACGACAATTGAAAAATGTCCTTTCCATAATGCAAGAAAACAAGTTGTTTGCCAAGGAGTCATAA